A single genomic interval of Granulicella tundricola MP5ACTX9 harbors:
- a CDS encoding Ig-like domain repeat protein has protein sequence MSIAHAQTITPNESSIVLQSPKKIGINLNGPTYYQGGEIYKNLLWRNPGFEPDLYRDKFVAFKAGTTTTFPSPNTYDPVIANFWMGATFRIYRGTARTVACSGTVASNTTAKNNAGPVYTFSQPCSSAVQEGDVIILRQAIACTTEAVWEGQGGGWWGNVSNGGKLLSECSAPYDGTQSLRLDATVSGSTAGVKGYVDTNPSDVGILLNGTYTISGFYKTIGSATLSVDARRLVTSAAGSPFLCAGKTFAASSAWTSFTVTCPATETNQVAAGPVDVDFEAQSGAVLLDNVSFQKTSGVDPTNTTVFRDELLNTLKAHCAGASLSGVPCELRDWAGENAEEIDNSIKPMFERSPSLPGASYDYPPNGGTGSLSVGLEEFLQLCKAINAEPYYTLPETTGPEDGGKWIEYLNGAVSTPYGAKRAANGQTASWLSVFPTIHLPMGNENWNEGATGQGLGYRVDAPDYYYDYSVDAAGVWATMRGSASWPAGGTGIDLVLGFQDGNANYGVTEAMARANPNSAELAPYTQAYIGDVTPVTSLWNPLFYEVVANTTNPDTTFYQQGTAIKSHGKLNVYEFDNGTSQGSSALTQSVLDSFTDAAGYGTATALQALQHLTFGIVDQNFFSLDQYAFYIPAVGWVHNWGAVIDMGGATNAVRPQELGMRMANAAIIGPMYSCPVANPTTYNLLANHNGADSSGEPATNNVPQQFSYCFKSGTQRSMIVINTDVAGSHAIGFAGPQMPSGQVILTRYAPSSISATNEATANNPTNTAAQNVSINAPFTVANPSGDTLPPYSITRYDWTASTNTVSPTASNATLTVSDTAPLTGVPVVLTSTVAPSAATGTVTFQDFGAAFATAPLIGGSAIYTVASLTAGSHTITAVYAGNSTYAASTSAPLAMMVGDLPALPTNRKPTSTTLSFPSSNPAGNSSFTIVASTDSTSVTGTIKFFDGPTSLGTAKLSRGNAVYTVNSIAPGTHLYSAAYLGTSLYSASTSPVSVVTAATIPTTLQLTSSSTAPAVGSSILLKASVVSSAASGTVSFLDGSAIIGTANLVSGTANFTLPAIASGTHSFTASYAGNSTYSPSQSTAILVMPHAAIPYLHTNFDEHPAGTALNKTLPATNIVSGVWSDPNGDWTYIAGGGIVSDTSDLSNPVFIDAAHSDYTATYVLPANGVHLLFRYTDLKHMLFVVTYAGEVDLYSTIGNSTKTLATIYPSSTVGTVTVSLLGQTAILSCGGQTATATIPANLPVSTKMGFFPTSSKYVITSLDVSP, from the coding sequence TTGTCGATCGCGCACGCTCAGACGATCACTCCCAACGAATCCTCCATCGTCCTTCAGTCACCAAAAAAAATTGGTATCAACCTGAACGGTCCGACCTACTATCAGGGCGGTGAGATCTACAAGAATCTTCTTTGGAGAAATCCAGGCTTCGAGCCGGATCTCTATCGCGATAAGTTCGTCGCTTTTAAGGCAGGGACGACGACGACCTTCCCCTCGCCCAATACGTATGACCCCGTCATTGCCAACTTCTGGATGGGTGCTACCTTCCGCATCTACCGCGGCACAGCGCGCACCGTAGCCTGCTCTGGCACCGTAGCCAGCAATACGACCGCCAAGAACAATGCCGGCCCTGTGTATACCTTTTCTCAGCCATGCTCGTCAGCCGTGCAGGAAGGTGACGTGATCATCCTGCGGCAAGCCATCGCCTGCACCACAGAGGCTGTCTGGGAAGGCCAAGGAGGTGGTTGGTGGGGTAACGTCTCCAACGGAGGCAAGCTCCTCTCAGAGTGCTCTGCCCCCTATGATGGCACCCAGTCCCTGCGCCTCGACGCGACCGTCTCGGGCTCTACCGCGGGCGTGAAGGGCTACGTCGATACCAACCCGAGCGATGTCGGCATCCTGCTCAACGGCACTTACACCATCTCCGGTTTCTATAAGACCATCGGCAGCGCAACACTCTCAGTCGACGCGCGCCGCCTCGTGACCTCCGCAGCCGGTAGCCCCTTTCTCTGTGCCGGCAAGACCTTCGCAGCCTCGTCCGCCTGGACCTCCTTCACAGTCACCTGCCCCGCTACGGAGACCAATCAGGTCGCCGCGGGTCCGGTCGACGTAGACTTCGAAGCTCAAAGCGGAGCCGTTCTCTTGGACAACGTATCATTCCAGAAAACCTCCGGCGTCGATCCGACGAACACCACAGTCTTCCGCGACGAACTCCTCAACACCCTCAAAGCGCATTGCGCCGGCGCCTCCCTTTCAGGCGTCCCCTGTGAGCTTCGCGATTGGGCTGGTGAAAACGCCGAGGAGATCGACAACAGCATCAAGCCTATGTTCGAGCGCTCTCCGAGCCTTCCCGGAGCCAGCTACGACTACCCGCCAAACGGAGGCACGGGCAGCCTCAGCGTGGGGCTAGAGGAGTTCCTCCAGCTCTGCAAGGCAATCAACGCTGAGCCTTACTACACCCTCCCGGAGACCACCGGACCGGAAGACGGTGGCAAGTGGATCGAGTATCTCAACGGTGCGGTCTCAACTCCTTATGGTGCCAAACGAGCCGCAAACGGCCAGACAGCAAGCTGGCTCAGCGTCTTCCCGACGATCCATCTCCCCATGGGCAATGAGAACTGGAACGAGGGCGCAACCGGCCAGGGCCTCGGATATCGCGTGGACGCGCCGGACTACTACTACGATTATTCCGTCGACGCGGCCGGCGTTTGGGCCACCATGCGAGGCAGCGCATCATGGCCTGCTGGTGGCACCGGGATTGATCTTGTCCTCGGCTTTCAGGATGGCAATGCCAACTACGGCGTGACCGAAGCCATGGCGCGCGCCAACCCGAACAGCGCTGAACTTGCCCCGTACACCCAGGCGTACATCGGAGACGTGACCCCGGTCACCTCGCTCTGGAACCCGCTCTTCTATGAGGTGGTCGCGAACACCACCAACCCTGACACGACCTTCTACCAGCAGGGCACCGCAATCAAGTCTCACGGCAAGCTGAACGTGTACGAGTTCGACAACGGCACAAGTCAAGGCTCTTCCGCGCTCACACAATCCGTCTTGGATAGCTTCACGGATGCGGCCGGTTACGGCACCGCCACGGCCCTGCAAGCCCTTCAACACCTTACCTTCGGCATCGTCGATCAGAACTTCTTCTCGCTCGATCAATATGCCTTTTACATCCCCGCAGTGGGTTGGGTCCACAACTGGGGCGCTGTCATTGACATGGGCGGAGCCACCAATGCAGTGCGCCCACAGGAACTCGGCATGCGCATGGCAAACGCTGCCATTATCGGCCCCATGTATTCCTGCCCGGTTGCAAACCCTACAACGTATAACCTGCTAGCCAACCACAACGGTGCGGATAGCAGCGGCGAGCCCGCCACTAACAACGTTCCCCAGCAATTCTCGTATTGCTTCAAGTCCGGCACGCAGCGGTCCATGATTGTCATCAACACTGATGTCGCAGGCTCGCATGCGATCGGCTTTGCCGGACCGCAGATGCCGAGCGGACAGGTCATCCTGACCCGCTACGCACCCTCCAGCATCTCCGCCACCAATGAAGCCACGGCCAACAACCCAACCAACACCGCCGCGCAGAACGTCTCGATCAATGCGCCGTTTACGGTTGCCAATCCCTCCGGCGATACTTTACCGCCTTATTCCATTACCCGCTATGACTGGACCGCCAGCACCAATACGGTGTCACCGACCGCCTCAAATGCCACGCTCACAGTCTCTGACACTGCACCATTGACGGGAGTCCCCGTCGTTCTTACTTCAACCGTGGCTCCATCTGCCGCGACCGGCACTGTCACCTTCCAAGACTTTGGCGCAGCCTTCGCAACCGCTCCCCTCATCGGAGGGTCGGCTATCTACACAGTCGCGTCACTGACTGCGGGCAGTCACACCATCACTGCAGTCTATGCCGGGAATTCAACTTACGCCGCCAGCACCTCCGCTCCGCTTGCGATGATGGTTGGAGATCTCCCCGCGCTTCCCACCAACCGGAAACCCACCTCCACGACGCTCTCGTTCCCGTCTTCCAACCCCGCTGGAAATTCAAGCTTCACCATCGTCGCCAGTACCGACAGCACATCAGTCACCGGAACCATCAAGTTCTTTGACGGGCCCACTTCTCTTGGCACTGCCAAACTTTCGCGGGGCAATGCAGTTTATACCGTAAACTCCATCGCACCAGGCACTCATCTTTACTCCGCCGCCTATTTGGGAACCAGCCTTTATTCAGCAAGCACCTCACCAGTCTCCGTCGTCACGGCTGCCACCATTCCGACGACCTTGCAACTGACATCCTCCAGCACAGCCCCGGCAGTAGGCTCCAGCATTCTGCTCAAGGCTTCCGTGGTGAGTTCCGCCGCATCAGGAACGGTCAGCTTCCTTGATGGGAGTGCCATCATCGGAACCGCAAACTTGGTGTCCGGGACCGCAAACTTTACCCTTCCAGCCATCGCTTCCGGGACTCACAGCTTCACGGCCTCCTATGCGGGAAACTCGACTTACTCCCCGAGTCAATCTACGGCCATTCTTGTCATGCCTCATGCGGCCATCCCCTACCTTCACACCAACTTCGACGAGCATCCAGCAGGCACTGCACTGAACAAGACCTTACCTGCCACAAACATCGTCTCAGGTGTATGGAGTGACCCCAACGGCGACTGGACCTACATCGCAGGCGGCGGCATCGTCTCAGACACGTCAGATCTCAGCAATCCGGTCTTCATCGACGCAGCCCACTCCGACTACACGGCCACCTATGTCCTGCCCGCGAATGGAGTTCATCTACTCTTCCGCTACACCGATCTCAAGCACATGCTCTTCGTCGTCACCTACGCCGGAGAGGTCGATCTCTACTCCACCATCGGCAACTCAACCAAAACCCTTGCAACCATCTACCCCTCGTCTACCGTTGGGACAGTGACCGTCTCCCTCTTGGGCCAGACAGCCATCCTCTCCTGCGGTGGCCAGACCGCGACGGCCACCATTCCCGCCAACCTTCCTGTTTCCACGAAGATGGGCTTCTTCCCAACCTCCAGCAAGTACGTCATCACCAGCCTGGACGTCTCCCCATAG
- a CDS encoding sulfite exporter TauE/SafE family protein: protein MNAVEFSVLIGVASLLAGFLGSLTGLGGGVVIVPLLALGFKVDIHYAIGASLVSVIATSCGSAGSFLREGYSNIRIGMLLEVATTTGAIVGAFLAAGTPTKAIAIVFGLVLIASAVISLRKKKPHANDDVKDPIATALKLNGSYPLPAGGRQAYNVRRVPLGFSLMFGAGALSGLLGIGSGAVKVLAMDEAMLIPFKVSTTTSNFMIGVTAAASAGIYLSRGYIDPVIAFPVTLGVVAGSLIGARFLVRAKTSAIRIVFAVVICLLGLEMIYSGLTGRL from the coding sequence ATGAACGCGGTTGAGTTTTCGGTATTGATTGGCGTGGCCTCGCTGCTCGCCGGCTTCCTCGGCTCGCTGACGGGGTTGGGCGGGGGCGTGGTGATCGTGCCGCTGCTGGCGCTGGGCTTTAAGGTGGATATCCACTACGCCATCGGCGCGTCGCTGGTCTCGGTGATCGCTACTTCGTGCGGGTCAGCGGGGTCGTTTCTGCGTGAGGGCTATTCCAACATTCGTATCGGCATGCTGCTTGAGGTGGCGACGACCACGGGCGCGATTGTCGGCGCTTTCCTCGCGGCAGGTACGCCGACGAAGGCCATCGCCATCGTCTTTGGGCTTGTGCTGATTGCCTCGGCTGTCATCTCGCTGCGAAAGAAGAAGCCGCACGCCAACGACGACGTCAAGGACCCCATCGCCACCGCGCTCAAGCTCAACGGCAGCTATCCCCTTCCAGCCGGCGGCCGTCAGGCCTACAACGTCCGCCGAGTCCCGCTCGGCTTCAGCCTCATGTTTGGCGCGGGTGCGCTTTCGGGTCTGCTCGGCATCGGCTCCGGCGCAGTGAAGGTGCTGGCGATGGACGAGGCAATGCTCATCCCCTTCAAGGTTTCGACCACAACCAGTAATTTCATGATTGGCGTCACCGCTGCGGCCAGTGCGGGGATTTATCTCAGCCGGGGCTACATCGACCCCGTCATCGCCTTCCCGGTCACCTTGGGCGTGGTGGCGGGCTCGCTCATCGGGGCACGCTTTCTGGTCCGCGCCAAGACCAGCGCCATCCGTATCGTCTTCGCCGTCGTCATCTGCCTGCTGGGGCTGGAGATGATCTACAGCGGCCTGACGGGGAGGCTCTAA
- the cyoE gene encoding heme o synthase yields the protein MAHSAATVEIPVETKVEPSLLSDYATLFKFRVSTMVIITAAAGLYLGDLRSGLSPFHPESLYALAGITIVTAGSSALNQALERRSDARMPRTARRPMVTGRISLPHGLILGFLAIFLGSLWLAIETNLLTGTLTLLTATSYVAIYTPLKRITSLNTFIGAFPGALPPLIGWTAARGLIEWPAVALFAMIFVWQFPHFMAIGWMYRDEYRHGGIRLAATQQPITWAARSTVFQALFYAVLMLPVALWPSFLHLTGMPYTIAATILTLGYLWYTIKFASILRDPSSPDSRVQARNLLKASVIYLPLLLGAMILNAQGRVWF from the coding sequence GTGGCCCACTCCGCAGCAACCGTCGAGATTCCCGTAGAGACCAAGGTTGAGCCGAGCCTCCTCTCGGACTACGCGACCCTCTTCAAGTTCCGTGTCTCGACCATGGTGATCATTACCGCGGCTGCGGGGCTGTATCTAGGGGATCTGCGGTCTGGCCTGAGTCCTTTCCATCCGGAATCGCTCTACGCGCTGGCCGGCATCACTATTGTGACGGCGGGATCTTCCGCTCTGAACCAAGCGCTGGAGCGGCGTTCCGATGCTCGGATGCCACGTACTGCACGGCGGCCGATGGTCACGGGGCGTATCTCATTGCCGCATGGTCTTATCCTGGGATTTCTGGCGATCTTCCTCGGCTCGCTTTGGCTGGCGATTGAAACCAACCTCCTCACCGGCACGCTAACGCTTTTGACTGCAACGTCTTATGTCGCGATCTATACCCCGCTGAAGCGGATCACAAGCCTGAATACCTTCATCGGAGCCTTCCCCGGTGCGCTGCCTCCGTTGATTGGGTGGACGGCGGCCCGGGGGTTGATCGAGTGGCCCGCCGTTGCACTCTTCGCGATGATCTTCGTGTGGCAGTTCCCGCACTTTATGGCGATTGGATGGATGTACCGGGATGAGTATCGCCATGGGGGAATCCGGCTGGCGGCGACGCAACAGCCGATCACCTGGGCGGCCCGCTCCACCGTCTTCCAGGCGCTGTTCTACGCCGTCCTGATGCTTCCCGTCGCACTCTGGCCGAGCTTCCTGCACCTGACCGGAATGCCGTATACGATTGCGGCGACCATCCTCACGCTGGGTTATCTCTGGTACACGATCAAGTTCGCGTCGATCCTGCGCGACCCGAGTTCGCCCGATTCGCGCGTCCAGGCGCGCAACCTGCTGAAGGCAAGCGTGATCTATCTTCCCCTGCTGCTGGGGGCGATGATCCTGAACGCACAGGGGCGGGTTTGGTTCTGA
- a CDS encoding DsrE family protein: MSIGKKILPFSLMLALPFCCTINGQAQAAAAPATTTAPAPSQATGKPHHVLVAVTSGDEADWNLALGNIRNLLKGLAPDQVDVEVVAFGGGIMLVAKPSTADADIQALMAKHVRFVACQNSMHARKLTEADLVTGVGTVPAGIVETVLKQEQGWTYIKGGR; this comes from the coding sequence ATGTCCATAGGTAAGAAGATTCTGCCGTTCAGCCTGATGCTGGCCCTGCCCTTCTGTTGCACGATCAACGGCCAGGCCCAGGCCGCCGCCGCGCCTGCCACAACCACTGCGCCTGCTCCAAGCCAAGCCACCGGCAAACCGCATCACGTGCTGGTCGCGGTGACCTCAGGCGATGAGGCCGACTGGAACCTTGCCTTGGGGAACATTCGCAATCTGCTCAAGGGACTGGCTCCGGATCAGGTCGATGTTGAGGTTGTGGCCTTTGGTGGCGGCATCATGCTCGTCGCCAAGCCTTCCACCGCCGATGCCGATATCCAGGCGCTAATGGCGAAGCACGTCCGCTTCGTCGCGTGCCAGAACTCCATGCACGCACGCAAGTTGACGGAGGCGGATCTGGTAACCGGTGTGGGGACTGTTCCCGCAGGAATCGTCGAGACGGTGCTCAAGCAGGAGCAGGGCTGGACGTACATCAAGGGCGGTCGCTAG
- a CDS encoding DUF420 domain-containing protein codes for MSTLSTPTLGIRTPFSAVAGIITISGAASAFLVWLVYYHHPTDVSGTHLRFLPALNAVFNTLCTIALIIGLRYIRRREIVQHRNSMFAAFFFSSLFLASYITNHALHGDAHFPGHGAVRFFYLWILLTPHILASVLALPMILITFFLSLTGRFELHRRLARYTFPIWLYVSVSGVLVYAMLAAYR; via the coding sequence ATGTCCACGCTTTCCACCCCGACTCTCGGCATCCGAACCCCTTTCAGCGCTGTCGCAGGCATCATCACGATCAGCGGCGCGGCCTCCGCGTTTCTGGTGTGGCTGGTTTACTACCACCACCCGACCGACGTGAGCGGCACCCATCTGCGCTTTCTGCCAGCGCTGAATGCCGTCTTCAACACCCTTTGCACCATCGCCCTGATCATCGGTCTGCGCTACATTCGCCGGCGGGAGATCGTGCAGCACCGCAACAGCATGTTCGCGGCGTTCTTCTTTTCGTCACTCTTTCTAGCATCCTACATAACGAATCATGCGCTGCACGGCGACGCGCACTTTCCCGGCCACGGTGCCGTCCGCTTCTTCTACCTGTGGATTCTGTTGACGCCGCACATTCTGGCCTCCGTGCTCGCGCTGCCGATGATCCTGATCACCTTTTTTCTCTCGCTTACCGGCCGCTTCGAGCTGCATCGCCGTCTCGCCCGCTACACCTTTCCCATCTGGCTCTATGTCTCGGTCAGCGGAGTCCTGGTCTACGCCATGCTGGCCGCTTACCGCTAG
- a CDS encoding DUF1634 domain-containing protein encodes MAKAPKPLNCTVIDAQIGLLLRIGLLCATLVVMAGGAIFLAAHQHSVVSFHTFHGEPASLKSPLLIVEGVLHGQALAIIQFGILLLIATPVARVVFSIFAFLKARDYLYGMIAGMVLLVLLYSLIWH; translated from the coding sequence ATGGCCAAAGCCCCCAAGCCCTTGAACTGTACGGTGATCGATGCGCAGATCGGCCTCCTGCTGCGTATCGGTCTACTTTGCGCCACACTCGTCGTCATGGCTGGAGGAGCCATCTTCCTCGCCGCACACCAGCATTCCGTCGTCAGCTTCCATACCTTCCATGGCGAGCCCGCCAGCCTGAAGTCTCCCCTGCTGATCGTTGAAGGCGTCCTGCACGGGCAGGCGCTCGCCATCATCCAGTTCGGCATTCTGCTGCTGATCGCCACGCCGGTCGCGCGAGTGGTTTTCTCCATCTTTGCTTTCTTGAAGGCGCGGGATTATCTCTATGGCATGATCGCTGGTATGGTGCTGCTGGTTCTGCTGTACAGCCTGATCTGGCACTAG
- a CDS encoding single-stranded DNA-binding protein: MAKGVNKVFLLGNVGKDPEIRSTAGGMTVASFSLATADRQKDAQGNWADKTEWHNIVCFQRTAEVVRDYVKKGSQILIEGKIQTRSWDDKTSGEKKYKTEILCNELTLLGGKAGGESGGGSSSYSGSSSRSSAASSSGGYDQRQPAGTPDYGDSGITDDDIPF, translated from the coding sequence ATGGCAAAAGGCGTCAATAAAGTCTTCCTTCTCGGCAACGTCGGCAAGGACCCCGAGATCCGCAGCACGGCTGGCGGCATGACCGTCGCAAGCTTCTCGCTCGCCACCGCCGACCGCCAGAAGGACGCGCAGGGCAACTGGGCGGACAAGACGGAGTGGCACAACATCGTCTGCTTCCAGCGCACGGCAGAGGTGGTCCGCGACTACGTCAAGAAGGGTTCACAGATCCTGATCGAAGGCAAGATCCAGACGCGCTCCTGGGACGATAAGACCAGCGGCGAGAAGAAGTACAAGACCGAGATCCTGTGCAACGAACTGACGCTTCTGGGCGGCAAGGCAGGCGGCGAGAGCGGCGGCGGAAGCTCCTCTTACTCCGGTTCCAGCTCACGCTCCAGCGCGGCATCAAGCAGCGGCGGTTACGACCAGCGCCAACCAGCCGGCACCCCGGACTACGGCGACAGCGGCATCACCGACGATGACATTCCCTTCTAA
- a CDS encoding c-type cytochrome → MKRVRERWIVVAVVALTVSVYGGAILASLLPKHLSLDLDATTRQSKLPWRPPPVSSIPDNPHGDSIRRGALLFDETPLYAAAFTGAKVSCANCHAEGGIQPLASPVVGLPAKFPMYNERAGHMISLKDRVQECFVRSENGTPLDYDGTEMKGLVDYIEWLSIPQPGRRAFEGRGLVKLPELTPDPIHGGQIFAAQCAGCHGEDGQGKPPKFPPVWGPQSFNDGAGMHGVRKMASFVQHNMPQNRMGILTPQEAWDVSAFIHAQPRPAFNTAYKKF, encoded by the coding sequence ATGAAACGTGTGCGGGAGAGGTGGATCGTCGTTGCCGTCGTCGCGTTGACCGTCTCGGTCTACGGCGGGGCGATCCTCGCCAGCCTGCTTCCCAAACATCTCTCGCTCGACCTCGACGCAACCACTCGGCAGTCCAAGCTACCCTGGCGTCCGCCGCCCGTAAGCTCCATCCCGGACAACCCGCATGGTGACAGCATCCGCCGAGGCGCTCTGCTCTTCGACGAAACCCCGCTCTACGCCGCAGCCTTCACCGGAGCCAAAGTAAGCTGCGCCAACTGTCATGCGGAGGGCGGCATTCAACCGCTGGCCTCGCCGGTCGTCGGCCTCCCCGCAAAGTTTCCCATGTACAACGAGCGTGCCGGCCACATGATCAGCCTGAAGGACCGCGTGCAGGAGTGCTTCGTGCGTAGCGAGAACGGCACGCCGCTCGACTACGACGGCACGGAGATGAAGGGGCTCGTCGATTACATCGAATGGCTCTCCATACCGCAGCCCGGACGGCGGGCGTTTGAGGGGCGCGGCCTGGTCAAGCTGCCTGAACTCACTCCCGACCCCATCCACGGCGGCCAGATCTTCGCCGCCCAATGCGCGGGATGTCATGGTGAGGACGGGCAGGGTAAGCCACCCAAGTTCCCGCCGGTCTGGGGGCCGCAGTCCTTCAACGATGGCGCAGGCATGCATGGCGTGCGCAAGATGGCATCCTTCGTCCAGCACAACATGCCGCAGAACCGCATGGGCATCCTCACGCCACAGGAGGCCTGGGACGTGTCAGCTTTCATTCACGCGCAGCCCCGCCCGGCCTTCAATACGGCTTACAAGAAGTTTTAG
- a CDS encoding M1 family metallopeptidase, translating to MRMIRTALPACILASSLFAQIAPAPVLPKTPSDTTSTTYPAANAQNTPAPAPATPSRYDVLHAAYGPYRANNDLLYYHLDVRVDPVAKTIAGTNQIRFKMLADGNRIQLDLTDTLQIDSITLNKIPLHYTHDSNAVFIDFPQTLKQGQTYSILFRYSGAPKAKGRFGGMTFEQDPAGRPWITTACEDDGSSIWWPSKDQWKDEPQDGMDISVSVPNALTDVSNGRFVSRIDLHDGYSQWNWHVTYPINSYDVALNIAAYSHFSDTYKSRDFPPLTLDYYALPEDLDKAKAQFPQATNMLKAFEHYFGEYPFARDGYKLIEVPYSGMEHQSAVSYGNHFANGYLNRDWTGVGISPRFDFIIIHESGHEWFGNAITAQDRSSTWIHEGWDTYLETLFVEYHYGRPDAIKYTNGLISKVRNRTPIIPEAWSNQEPPQDMYFKGALMIATLRSVLNDDAKWFSLIHEFYQHFKYQNIMTDDVVAWWNDHTGLYLNPFFNQYLRHTAIPNLELNFDEASQTVLYKWQVDEPGFAMPIRIGEAGTDETHWQTIFPTTTWQSLKTPLTKDQFAAATDLFFINVSKT from the coding sequence ATGCGCATGATTCGCACTGCCCTACCGGCTTGCATCCTGGCCTCGTCCCTCTTCGCTCAAATTGCACCAGCACCCGTCCTCCCCAAGACGCCTTCCGATACCACTTCCACCACTTACCCTGCAGCCAACGCCCAGAACACACCCGCGCCAGCTCCCGCCACTCCCAGCCGCTACGATGTTCTCCACGCTGCCTACGGCCCTTATCGGGCCAACAACGATCTGCTCTACTACCATCTCGACGTCCGCGTCGATCCAGTCGCGAAGACCATCGCCGGCACTAACCAGATCCGTTTCAAGATGCTGGCTGATGGCAACCGCATCCAGCTCGATCTGACCGACACCCTCCAGATCGACAGCATCACCCTCAACAAAATTCCGCTTCACTACACGCACGACAGCAACGCAGTCTTCATCGATTTCCCCCAGACGCTCAAGCAGGGCCAGACGTACTCCATCCTCTTCAGGTACTCGGGCGCACCCAAGGCCAAGGGCCGCTTCGGCGGCATGACGTTTGAGCAGGACCCAGCGGGCCGGCCCTGGATCACCACTGCTTGCGAGGATGACGGCTCTTCCATCTGGTGGCCTTCCAAGGATCAGTGGAAGGATGAGCCTCAGGACGGCATGGATATCTCGGTCTCAGTTCCAAACGCCCTGACCGATGTCTCCAACGGACGCTTCGTCTCCAGGATCGATCTACACGACGGCTACAGCCAGTGGAACTGGCACGTCACCTATCCCATCAACTCCTATGATGTGGCCCTCAACATCGCTGCGTATAGCCACTTCTCAGACACCTACAAGTCCAGGGACTTTCCGCCCCTTACTCTTGACTACTACGCACTCCCGGAAGACTTGGACAAAGCCAAGGCGCAGTTCCCCCAGGCCACCAACATGCTTAAAGCCTTCGAGCACTACTTTGGTGAGTACCCCTTCGCGCGCGATGGCTACAAGCTGATCGAAGTTCCATACTCCGGTATGGAGCACCAGTCCGCCGTGTCTTACGGCAACCACTTCGCCAATGGCTATCTCAACCGCGACTGGACCGGCGTCGGCATCTCACCACGCTTCGACTTCATCATCATCCACGAGTCAGGCCACGAGTGGTTCGGCAACGCCATCACCGCCCAGGACCGGTCGTCCACGTGGATTCACGAAGGCTGGGATACCTACCTGGAAACCCTCTTCGTCGAGTATCACTACGGCCGTCCCGACGCCATCAAATACACCAACGGTCTGATCTCCAAGGTCCGCAATCGCACCCCCATCATTCCCGAGGCCTGGAGCAACCAGGAGCCTCCGCAGGATATGTACTTCAAGGGTGCGCTGATGATCGCCACCCTCCGCAGTGTCCTCAATGACGACGCAAAGTGGTTCAGCCTGATCCACGAGTTCTATCAACACTTCAAATACCAGAACATCATGACCGATGACGTGGTCGCCTGGTGGAACGACCATACCGGCCTCTACCTGAACCCATTCTTCAACCAGTACCTGCGCCACACCGCAATTCCCAACCTGGAACTCAACTTTGACGAGGCCAGCCAGACCGTTCTCTACAAGTGGCAGGTGGATGAACCCGGCTTCGCCATGCCCATCCGCATTGGCGAGGCGGGCACGGATGAGACGCACTGGCAGACCATCTTTCCCACCACCACCTGGCAAAGCCTGAAGACCCCCCTGACGAAGGATCAGTTCGCCGCCGCCACGGATCTCTTCTTCATCAACGTCAGCAAAACCTAG